In a genomic window of Sutcliffiella sp. FSL R7-0096:
- a CDS encoding carboxypeptidase regulatory-like domain-containing protein — protein sequence MELSVKDERTGENLSGVEVVVKDTPLTSTTDDNGYLQFDGIYEGSYEVELKLNGFKEWTDTITIEPDSVNSIEVNMQPFDIAVLNDWEGEVTSLLNSNGFFAEERDWDIVDDIDRYKTIYLNGAYGTGGWRPDAILFNELVDKAEQHEVNLVFADSWGSGYGSIRQLTEYNLDPKEIAHYNGMGQVRLQVDEEHPILNGFSKGDRITLFTRTGDFAWFNQHSGRHLASIGSTTQGTKGTGISYKAVSENAAHLLLANHGASPWISPLQGWLPDMQAILFNGLRYLHDAEFGKVTGTVVDLDGNPVKAEVGIVETNISTKTEGEQEAFELFHDEGEFTIEVRASGFATQTEQVVIEHGNPLEIQVVLTSSNGDKVSGVITDGMSKQPIAEAVVKMVKDDEVVVERETSANGRFEFTGLEYGTYTLQVEKEGYIKSTQRMEVGRVQGDVNVELFATPRVAVLKDYSFSSRNFQSLMGDAGIPVTPLTFTNVMEEIKNYDVLFINEASNSDLPLTLFNSLMKQADQAGTSVIFGDNNGSTAAIARLVALREDPTSRRTITDTTKSAGYVVMENHPLFKGAENGDFLEMTIPSGGRIATFDGYTGYTLASIKHEGNDSVHGPAVAFKPRTSGNIELLVSGHGFGTFRHKDHYTPQGKDFLVNAVLWAAYAEFQTIFGTLMDEEGEPIKGTVSVEGEAFSAETDPETGAFSIAMVDGDYDITIEAFGYESLSKSVRVDSSSEPLALSLQVDDRVGTISGVVENESNGNALEGVQVDALNVPREAITNTQGSFRINKIMPGTYQLLLTKEGFVNKEVSVVVEENGEMNVNISLKPSPTIGIIVDSTSSGAVTMKQYLEEKGYNVVDMDYSDLDMIEDVDLVIANSDYDNNKIPTAAEFKAFQEVLDSTETSVIWTGQHAGRGGIRFMNTYDSNPGVAIGGSQAGIQGLVYEEHPIVAGVPMNELFPVSNGSNYFYAFDEYDGETIAKLTTASGDRIGEMIGYKGRTNHSVEVLLANFTFGHPYHPGLPQYFDEHRERIFNNTLTWILDNRESLVGELNGKIVNEKEMEVQATVTVLETGKTISTNQQGEFYLGLPAGSYTMKVEAFGHLAQEFPIVIENGGKLEETFEIMTDQSGVIKTIVKDGQSGAVVEGATITILETPVSGITDSEGVFEAVVPVGSYSVRVTAPGFAPALQNNVVVEEDGVNELTFHLDESEKIGVVGTAVNGGRIVSLLEQRGYDTELHLNSSMNNLIDNISDYALIIFNDKHSSMNNEQFRSFIELADANQVSMIFPSQMSNGTVRELSSVFRNPESVGQNYVPGEVQVAVDQNHPIFDGFTSDRISILQNGTNSVQYAVYEGYSGTTIGTLHHPERGLLGSGIGYEYRTANSVHVLLSGLHAGTYGHPDLKWTEDAKELYFNAVDWAISASLGEVTGTVRSADGEAIPNAKVVIDSLGMETTTNSSGQYKLGVGTGTYEIKASARGYLEQIQEIQLSELGEEIVADFELEKIEGSSISVEVTNQEGEAIKGAKVKLTSSDFSDLEDELMTNEEGAAVFTDLLDGEYVVTVTLAGYMNSTEKVLLEGDDTAITLVLSAIEVAVLGDWNESLTNFLNGEGLYAEARDWTIVDEIEHYKLVVVNTSKGTEAQMNALLEKSEEFEVSLVFAGTWGDGSIPLYSKISGYPVLDQQGYKESAVSLKVQEGHPIYNGIEPDEAGLIDIHVEQSPYATFKEYPGEKLSNMYVNGEDNGTAIAYEFKGKKHMHLLLSSFAATNMIGPDKGWTEDGKQVYVQALRFAMEAEREEESVEPPGAPEWEEKRIQTGDKPVLVKGIAEPLSTVHIYQEKDGEKTIIASVDASKEGTFSAELPLKNGSTFLVAQAENEGGLSEWSDTLQVIVIGKPIGNPREHRVPEQPVKPMDETKKEEVE from the coding sequence TTGGAGCTATCCGTTAAAGATGAACGAACAGGTGAAAATCTCAGCGGGGTGGAAGTGGTAGTAAAAGATACTCCTTTGACAAGTACTACCGACGATAACGGTTATTTGCAATTTGATGGGATATATGAAGGCAGTTATGAGGTTGAACTTAAGTTGAACGGTTTTAAAGAATGGACGGATACGATAACAATTGAGCCGGACTCAGTAAATTCGATTGAAGTAAATATGCAGCCATTTGATATAGCGGTATTAAATGATTGGGAAGGGGAAGTCACCTCCCTATTAAACTCAAACGGATTTTTTGCGGAAGAAAGAGACTGGGATATTGTCGATGATATTGATCGTTATAAAACCATCTATCTGAATGGGGCATATGGTACCGGCGGATGGAGACCGGATGCTATATTGTTCAATGAATTGGTGGATAAAGCGGAACAACATGAAGTGAACCTGGTGTTTGCCGATTCTTGGGGGTCAGGCTACGGGTCCATCCGTCAGCTTACAGAGTATAATCTGGATCCAAAGGAGATTGCCCACTATAACGGTATGGGGCAAGTTCGTTTACAGGTGGATGAAGAGCATCCAATACTGAACGGGTTTAGCAAAGGCGATAGAATTACCTTATTTACAAGAACAGGAGATTTCGCTTGGTTCAACCAGCACTCAGGGCGCCATCTTGCAAGCATCGGAAGTACCACGCAAGGAACGAAAGGAACGGGGATATCTTATAAGGCTGTTTCGGAAAATGCCGCCCATCTGTTACTGGCTAATCACGGGGCATCACCATGGATTTCTCCGCTGCAAGGTTGGCTTCCAGATATGCAGGCTATACTTTTCAATGGTTTGCGTTATTTGCATGATGCGGAATTTGGCAAAGTGACGGGCACGGTTGTCGACCTTGATGGAAACCCTGTAAAAGCAGAAGTGGGAATTGTGGAAACCAATATCTCCACGAAGACGGAGGGGGAACAAGAAGCTTTCGAATTGTTCCACGATGAAGGGGAATTCACGATTGAGGTCAGGGCAAGTGGATTTGCCACCCAAACAGAACAAGTCGTCATTGAACATGGAAACCCTCTAGAAATCCAAGTTGTTCTGACATCTTCTAATGGTGATAAAGTGTCGGGTGTCATAACAGACGGAATGAGCAAACAACCGATAGCGGAAGCGGTTGTGAAAATGGTTAAAGACGACGAAGTGGTAGTAGAAAGGGAGACTTCCGCTAATGGAAGATTTGAATTTACAGGATTGGAATATGGAACATATACCCTTCAGGTTGAAAAAGAAGGTTATATAAAATCAACCCAAAGAATGGAAGTCGGCAGAGTTCAAGGTGATGTAAATGTGGAACTTTTTGCGACACCCAGGGTTGCGGTTCTAAAAGATTACAGTTTTAGCTCACGCAATTTTCAATCGTTAATGGGAGATGCCGGAATACCTGTCACTCCGCTTACTTTTACGAATGTAATGGAAGAAATCAAAAATTATGATGTTTTATTTATTAATGAAGCATCTAACTCTGACTTACCGTTAACTCTATTCAATTCTTTAATGAAACAAGCGGATCAGGCAGGAACAAGTGTTATTTTTGGTGACAACAACGGGAGTACTGCTGCCATTGCGCGGCTCGTAGCTTTGCGTGAGGATCCAACTTCTAGAAGGACCATAACAGATACAACCAAGTCGGCAGGATATGTGGTAATGGAAAATCACCCCCTATTCAAAGGTGCGGAAAATGGCGATTTTCTCGAAATGACGATACCCTCTGGTGGAAGGATTGCAACGTTTGATGGGTATACCGGCTACACCCTCGCTTCCATTAAACACGAAGGAAATGATAGCGTACACGGACCCGCGGTTGCCTTTAAACCAAGAACATCAGGAAATATTGAGCTACTGGTAAGTGGTCATGGATTTGGTACATTCAGACATAAGGATCACTATACACCGCAAGGAAAGGATTTCTTGGTGAATGCCGTACTTTGGGCAGCCTATGCAGAATTTCAAACCATATTCGGAACATTGATGGATGAAGAGGGAGAACCAATAAAAGGGACAGTTTCGGTAGAAGGAGAAGCTTTCTCAGCTGAAACAGATCCAGAAACTGGAGCATTCAGTATTGCCATGGTTGATGGAGATTATGACATCACAATAGAAGCATTCGGCTATGAATCCTTGAGTAAATCAGTAAGAGTAGATTCAAGCAGTGAACCACTTGCACTTTCCCTCCAAGTGGACGATAGAGTAGGGACAATTAGCGGAGTGGTGGAGAATGAGTCGAATGGGAATGCGCTGGAAGGCGTTCAAGTGGATGCCCTTAATGTTCCTCGAGAGGCAATAACCAACACCCAAGGTTCCTTCCGTATAAATAAGATAATGCCAGGCACCTATCAACTTCTTTTGACGAAAGAAGGCTTTGTTAATAAAGAAGTGAGTGTGGTGGTAGAGGAAAATGGAGAGATGAATGTAAACATTTCCTTAAAACCTTCTCCTACAATTGGTATTATTGTCGACTCGACTTCTTCAGGAGCGGTAACGATGAAACAGTATCTAGAGGAAAAGGGATATAACGTTGTTGATATGGATTATTCAGATTTAGATATGATAGAAGATGTGGATTTGGTCATTGCAAACTCTGACTATGATAATAATAAAATTCCGACAGCTGCTGAATTTAAAGCATTTCAAGAGGTCTTGGATAGCACAGAAACGTCTGTTATATGGACGGGGCAACATGCAGGAAGAGGTGGCATCCGATTCATGAACACCTATGACAGTAATCCTGGTGTTGCAATTGGAGGAAGTCAAGCAGGGATTCAAGGATTGGTTTACGAGGAGCATCCAATAGTGGCAGGGGTACCTATGAATGAATTATTCCCTGTATCCAACGGCTCCAACTATTTTTACGCCTTTGATGAGTACGATGGAGAAACCATCGCTAAACTGACTACAGCATCGGGGGATAGAATTGGAGAAATGATTGGGTACAAAGGGAGAACCAACCATTCAGTGGAAGTATTATTGGCAAATTTCACATTTGGTCACCCATATCACCCAGGTCTGCCGCAATATTTTGATGAACATCGAGAACGTATTTTTAACAACACCTTAACATGGATCTTGGATAATCGTGAATCATTAGTAGGTGAATTGAATGGCAAGATAGTCAATGAAAAAGAAATGGAGGTTCAAGCAACTGTAACTGTCTTAGAAACAGGTAAGACTATATCCACCAATCAGCAGGGAGAGTTTTACCTTGGGCTACCTGCAGGATCTTACACCATGAAGGTGGAGGCTTTTGGTCATCTTGCACAAGAGTTTCCGATTGTAATTGAAAATGGTGGAAAGTTGGAAGAAACCTTTGAAATAATGACGGACCAATCCGGAGTAATCAAAACTATCGTGAAGGATGGACAGTCAGGAGCTGTTGTGGAGGGAGCGACAATAACTATTTTGGAAACACCTGTATCGGGGATAACAGATTCGGAGGGTGTTTTTGAAGCGGTTGTACCAGTTGGATCTTACAGTGTAAGGGTGACTGCTCCAGGCTTTGCACCTGCCCTACAAAACAATGTTGTTGTGGAAGAGGATGGAGTCAACGAGCTTACCTTCCATTTAGATGAATCTGAAAAAATCGGGGTCGTTGGGACGGCAGTAAATGGCGGAAGAATAGTGAGCTTATTGGAACAAAGAGGCTATGATACAGAATTGCATTTAAACTCTTCGATGAACAATTTAATTGATAATATTTCGGATTATGCGTTAATAATCTTCAATGACAAGCATTCAAGTATGAACAATGAACAATTCAGATCCTTTATTGAATTGGCGGACGCTAATCAGGTCAGCATGATTTTTCCTTCACAGATGAGCAATGGGACCGTTCGGGAACTATCGTCGGTTTTCAGAAATCCAGAGTCTGTGGGACAAAACTATGTGCCTGGGGAAGTACAGGTAGCGGTAGATCAAAATCACCCAATCTTTGATGGCTTTACGTCTGATAGGATTAGCATTTTGCAAAATGGAACCAACAGCGTTCAGTATGCTGTGTATGAGGGATACAGCGGTACAACCATCGGGACACTGCATCACCCTGAAAGAGGGCTGCTAGGTAGCGGGATCGGCTACGAATACCGAACCGCAAACTCTGTACATGTATTGTTGTCCGGACTTCATGCAGGAACGTATGGTCATCCTGATTTAAAATGGACAGAGGATGCTAAAGAATTGTACTTCAATGCAGTAGATTGGGCAATCTCAGCAAGTCTTGGAGAGGTGACAGGAACAGTACGCTCTGCTGATGGTGAAGCTATCCCGAATGCAAAAGTTGTCATTGATTCGTTGGGAATGGAAACCACAACCAATAGTTCCGGGCAATATAAACTCGGAGTTGGTACTGGCACCTATGAGATAAAGGCAAGTGCCAGGGGTTATCTGGAGCAAATACAAGAGATCCAGTTATCTGAGCTGGGAGAAGAAATTGTTGCAGACTTTGAGCTTGAAAAAATAGAAGGTTCCTCTATTTCTGTGGAAGTAACTAATCAAGAAGGAGAGGCAATCAAAGGAGCGAAAGTAAAGTTAACATCCTCAGATTTTTCAGACTTAGAAGACGAATTGATGACAAATGAAGAGGGAGCCGCAGTCTTTACTGACCTATTGGATGGGGAATATGTAGTGACGGTAACCTTGGCAGGCTATATGAATTCAACAGAAAAGGTACTTCTTGAAGGAGACGATACAGCTATTACTTTAGTGCTATCTGCTATCGAGGTAGCAGTGTTAGGAGATTGGAACGAATCGCTAACCAACTTCTTGAATGGAGAAGGATTGTATGCAGAAGCAAGAGATTGGACAATAGTGGACGAAATAGAACATTACAAGTTAGTGGTAGTTAATACATCTAAGGGGACAGAAGCACAAATGAATGCTTTGCTAGAGAAATCGGAAGAATTTGAAGTTAGTCTTGTGTTTGCAGGCACTTGGGGAGATGGATCCATACCTCTGTATTCGAAAATTTCCGGTTATCCGGTATTAGATCAACAGGGGTACAAGGAGAGTGCAGTAAGTCTGAAGGTTCAAGAGGGCCATCCAATTTATAATGGTATTGAACCGGATGAGGCCGGCTTGATCGACATTCATGTTGAACAAAGTCCTTATGCCACGTTTAAGGAATATCCGGGTGAGAAGCTTAGTAATATGTATGTGAATGGTGAAGACAATGGTACCGCCATTGCCTATGAATTTAAAGGTAAAAAACACATGCATCTATTGTTATCTAGTTTCGCTGCAACGAATATGATAGGACCTGATAAAGGGTGGACAGAAGATGGGAAACAAGTTTATGTCCAGGCACTGCGCTTTGCAATGGAAGCGGAAAGAGAAGAAGAGTCTGTGGAGCCGCCGGGGGCGCCGGAATGGGAAGAGAAGAGAATCCAAACCGGTGATAAACCTGTACTGGTCAAGGGGATTGCTGAACCGTTATCAACTGTCCATATTTATCAAGAGAAAGATGGGGAGAAAACTATAATTGCTTCTGTGGATGCATCAAAGGAAGGCACATTTAGTGCAGAGTTACCATTGAAAAATGGTAGCACTTTCCTGGTCGCACAAGCAGAAAATGAAGGTGGATTGTCTGAGTGGAGTGACACGCTTCAAGTGATAGTTATTGGTAAGCCTATTGGGAATCCGAGAGAGCACAGGGTGCCAGAGCAGCCAGTGAAACCAATGGATGAAACCAAAAAGGAAGAAGTGGAGTAA
- a CDS encoding S8 family serine peptidase, with translation MKRGKKGKIGDWKRFVPILFILILLSNSVLPYVASANDENVNDSQSQDIELEKEREMEYQEQMNKVEDIELERGELLNVLLGLEWDPPSLLQENEVGDITDIEKVETAIVEELKEKKTVDIIVRLKDKAEPKKAMMNATGKMSHEDRVKLVTDNLQKHASENQKGIISSISTLEKKGMASNVESLWIINGLTLTVDKDGLEELKSQQDVDRITLDRVIEAPEITTEGTKPRLPEWGLEKIKATNVWGEYGLKGEGIVIGIMDSGVDGTHEALAHNYRGRDGNHQYSWIDVSGQNYSTPQDGYGHGTHVAGTAVGGGDGEPIGVAPEAEWIAAKIFTDGGSATISGIHRAFEWFMAPGGDPSKAPHIVNNSWGNPNTFNKEFYEDVQAWVAAGIFPLFAAGNEGPGAQTVGSPGSFPESFTIGATDSNDQVASFSSRGPVYWIDEEGNQQRLLKPNVTAPGHQVYSAWPGVRGQGKYNTISGTSMATPHVAGAIALLLQANPNLSIQDMKDLLADTARQEQHMGTLPNDLYGEGIINIYQAVTETAYAGQLKGTVQTEDGNDVPIKIEIPTQEISVEVAEGPFELSVREGKHKVIVKAFGYKPFEVEVVIKKGESTSVSWSLESSDRYELKGKVVDKETQAEAAHPYISLKGTPINTRGDASGNFKLSNIPEGEYELVVTGEGFKGVSKQIEVTGKLELTIEVESYSSTYSREWTTANSRHDRNAVSANAIDSNELSQQWEYLNGTKGQILFASPSASKKYVVFTTDRGWVTALDARSGDEIWSIRLGSSNRSTPTIVDETVYLSGGQDGTIYALNILNGNIKWSKSIGQPAIYESPLYKDGTLIVSSGLTDNASVYALDARDGKELWSSSLGGSSFFGGAIGDQLVYIGSYENRTIRALQITDGAEVWSKQISQEGFASRPVYHEGTVYVQTSNFGNGAGSLLAINGNTGEIVWQVAGVGDSQAGSPIIYENLVMVGSSSMSILRAFNKTTGEEVWSNRSVGTALHNGAVSANGVLLFSGTSGMLQALDVYSGSVLKDFSLPDYSTSGSLILPGNVVVPHRNGIVSFQSPGTLEGDILGENGEGLSAKISVLETEEEGDIFNDGSYSFKHQPGEFTLKVSYYGKNKSQKKLHSFQATNRSRILLYLKPNQAVWSYPLKMNEQVKISAGWKW, from the coding sequence ATGAAAAGGGGGAAAAAAGGGAAGATAGGGGATTGGAAACGCTTTGTTCCGATTCTGTTTATTTTAATTTTATTGTCTAATAGTGTGTTGCCATATGTTGCTTCAGCAAATGATGAAAATGTAAATGATAGTCAAAGTCAAGATATTGAACTGGAAAAAGAGAGGGAAATGGAATACCAGGAACAAATGAATAAAGTGGAGGATATAGAACTGGAAAGAGGGGAGCTATTGAATGTCCTTTTGGGTCTTGAATGGGACCCACCAAGTTTACTCCAAGAAAATGAGGTAGGAGATATTACAGATATAGAAAAAGTTGAAACGGCAATCGTGGAAGAATTGAAAGAAAAGAAAACAGTGGATATTATTGTACGTCTGAAGGACAAGGCAGAGCCTAAAAAGGCTATGATGAATGCAACTGGTAAAATGTCGCATGAAGACCGTGTGAAGTTGGTGACAGATAATCTTCAAAAGCATGCAAGTGAAAATCAAAAAGGTATTATATCGTCCATTTCAACCCTTGAGAAAAAGGGGATGGCATCAAATGTTGAGTCACTTTGGATTATTAACGGGCTAACCTTGACTGTGGACAAGGATGGCTTGGAAGAACTAAAAAGTCAACAAGATGTTGATAGAATTACATTAGACCGGGTTATTGAAGCTCCAGAAATCACGACGGAAGGCACGAAGCCAAGACTTCCTGAATGGGGACTTGAAAAAATAAAAGCTACAAATGTTTGGGGGGAGTATGGCCTAAAAGGGGAAGGAATTGTCATTGGAATCATGGACTCAGGTGTGGATGGTACACACGAAGCACTCGCTCATAACTATCGTGGGAGGGATGGAAACCACCAATATTCTTGGATCGATGTTTCCGGACAGAATTACAGCACACCTCAAGATGGTTATGGACATGGTACGCATGTTGCCGGTACGGCAGTCGGCGGAGGGGATGGTGAACCGATCGGGGTGGCACCTGAGGCAGAATGGATCGCTGCAAAAATATTTACTGATGGTGGGTCTGCTACCATTTCCGGTATACATCGTGCATTCGAATGGTTTATGGCTCCTGGGGGGGACCCATCCAAAGCCCCTCATATCGTAAACAACTCTTGGGGGAATCCCAATACTTTTAATAAGGAGTTCTATGAAGATGTTCAGGCATGGGTGGCAGCGGGGATTTTCCCTCTTTTCGCTGCTGGAAATGAGGGGCCAGGGGCACAAACAGTTGGTTCACCGGGAAGTTTTCCAGAGTCATTTACAATCGGAGCTACGGATAGCAACGATCAAGTTGCATCATTCTCAAGTCGGGGCCCAGTATATTGGATAGATGAGGAGGGGAATCAACAACGGCTTTTAAAGCCGAACGTGACTGCTCCCGGACATCAAGTTTATTCAGCTTGGCCAGGAGTAAGAGGCCAAGGGAAGTACAATACGATAAGCGGAACTTCCATGGCAACACCTCATGTTGCCGGAGCGATAGCTCTTTTGTTACAAGCAAATCCGAATCTATCCATCCAGGATATGAAAGACCTCCTTGCTGACACCGCAAGACAGGAACAGCATATGGGCACTTTGCCTAATGACCTTTATGGGGAAGGTATCATTAACATCTACCAGGCTGTTACAGAAACTGCTTATGCAGGCCAGCTAAAAGGTACTGTCCAGACTGAGGATGGAAACGATGTGCCAATCAAAATTGAGATTCCTACACAAGAAATCAGTGTGGAAGTTGCGGAAGGCCCATTTGAATTATCTGTAAGAGAAGGAAAACATAAAGTCATTGTTAAGGCATTTGGTTATAAGCCGTTTGAAGTGGAAGTCGTCATCAAAAAAGGAGAATCGACCTCCGTTTCCTGGAGCTTAGAGTCATCTGATCGATATGAATTAAAAGGAAAAGTGGTAGATAAAGAGACACAGGCCGAAGCAGCACATCCCTATATCTCACTAAAAGGGACCCCCATCAACACCAGGGGGGATGCATCTGGGAACTTCAAGCTTAGCAATATACCAGAAGGAGAGTATGAACTTGTTGTCACTGGTGAAGGCTTTAAAGGAGTCAGCAAACAAATAGAAGTTACAGGCAAATTGGAACTGACAATCGAAGTGGAGTCGTATTCGTCGACCTACTCTCGTGAGTGGACCACCGCCAACAGCCGTCATGATAGAAATGCAGTGTCAGCAAATGCCATTGATAGTAATGAATTGAGCCAGCAATGGGAATATTTGAATGGTACAAAAGGGCAGATTCTTTTTGCAAGTCCATCCGCCTCAAAGAAATATGTAGTATTCACCACAGACAGGGGATGGGTGACGGCATTGGATGCAAGAAGCGGAGATGAGATCTGGAGTATACGGCTTGGTAGCAGCAATCGATCAACTCCAACAATTGTGGATGAGACTGTCTATCTTTCAGGAGGACAGGATGGAACAATTTATGCTTTAAATATATTAAATGGAAATATTAAATGGAGTAAATCCATTGGTCAGCCGGCAATCTATGAATCTCCTCTCTATAAAGATGGGACACTTATTGTCAGTTCAGGGCTGACAGATAACGCAAGTGTGTATGCGTTGGATGCAAGAGATGGTAAGGAATTATGGTCTTCATCGCTCGGAGGTTCTTCCTTCTTTGGCGGTGCGATAGGGGATCAGCTTGTATATATAGGTTCTTATGAAAACCGTACAATAAGAGCGTTGCAGATTACAGATGGAGCAGAAGTTTGGAGTAAGCAGATCTCACAGGAAGGCTTCGCGTCAAGACCCGTCTATCATGAGGGGACTGTTTATGTACAAACCTCCAACTTTGGCAATGGTGCAGGATCTCTCCTTGCGATAAATGGGAATACAGGTGAAATAGTGTGGCAAGTGGCAGGAGTTGGGGATTCCCAGGCTGGTTCTCCTATCATTTATGAAAATCTGGTAATGGTGGGGTCGTCCTCTATGTCGATCTTGCGTGCATTTAATAAAACCACCGGCGAAGAAGTCTGGAGCAATCGTAGTGTCGGAACTGCGCTTCATAATGGAGCTGTAAGTGCAAACGGTGTACTTTTATTCTCTGGGACAAGCGGGATGTTGCAGGCACTTGATGTGTATTCAGGTTCAGTATTGAAAGACTTCTCCTTACCCGACTATAGTACATCCGGAAGCCTCATACTTCCTGGAAATGTCGTGGTACCGCATCGCAATGGGATTGTTAGCTTTCAGTCCCCGGGGACATTAGAAGGGGACATTTTGGGTGAGAACGGAGAAGGGCTTTCAGCGAAAATCTCTGTATTGGAAACCGAGGAAGAAGGAGATATTTTCAATGATGGCAGTTACAGTTTTAAGCATCAACCTGGAGAATTCACATTAAAGGTAAGTTATTATGGAAAAAACAAATCACAGAAAAAGTTACATTCGTTTCAGGCTACAAACAGGTCAAGAATTTTACTCTATCTGAAGCCGAATCAGGCGGTTTGGAGCTATCCGTTAAAGATGAACGAACAGGTGAAAATCTCAGCGGGGTGGAAGTGGTAG
- a CDS encoding MFS transporter: MAPEQRKKMIILMINMFIAVGSFGIIIPILPAYLDSIGEGGLAAGLMIAIFAGAQFVMSPLAGKWADQYGRRIMIILGLAGLTLSMFVFYGFDSVWMLYFSRVIGGIGAALLIPALFAYVADITTMEQRAKGNSYISAAMSLGIVIGPGIGGFLADFGLKTPLLVSALISLVATIFSILVLKESREKETVLAQEENPEPMLKKLALSVNKPYFIPLIITLVMSFGLMAYESVLGLFIDNQFGATPQEIAVMITATGIISVIVQLFVVDRIVRAIGEGNVLNIFLCVAAIGFLVSLFASSYGVFFGITLIIFLATSILRPVINTLISKLAGNEQGFAMGMNNAYMSIGNVLGPTLAGILYDVNIIYPFVLGLLVLSVTILVSFTWQSKQKKRLAQVEAN, encoded by the coding sequence ATGGCACCTGAACAACGTAAGAAAATGATTATCCTAATGATAAATATGTTTATTGCAGTAGGTAGTTTCGGCATAATCATACCTATTCTCCCAGCATATCTGGATTCCATCGGGGAAGGCGGGTTGGCTGCTGGGTTAATGATTGCCATATTTGCCGGTGCACAGTTTGTCATGTCACCATTGGCTGGAAAATGGGCCGATCAATATGGACGACGTATTATGATTATTCTCGGATTAGCTGGTTTGACCTTGTCCATGTTTGTATTTTATGGATTTGATTCTGTATGGATGCTTTACTTTTCCCGTGTTATTGGTGGTATAGGAGCAGCGCTTTTAATCCCTGCCCTTTTTGCTTATGTGGCGGATATCACCACGATGGAACAGCGTGCAAAGGGAAACAGTTACATTTCCGCTGCCATGTCATTGGGTATTGTAATTGGGCCTGGAATTGGCGGTTTTTTAGCTGACTTCGGATTAAAAACTCCGTTATTGGTATCCGCTTTGATTTCGCTTGTGGCAACTATTTTCTCCATCCTTGTGTTAAAAGAAAGCAGGGAGAAGGAGACAGTGTTGGCACAGGAAGAAAATCCGGAGCCGATGCTCAAAAAGCTGGCACTATCGGTTAACAAACCTTATTTTATACCTCTTATAATCACGCTTGTGATGAGTTTTGGATTGATGGCTTATGAGTCTGTCCTGGGATTATTCATTGATAATCAGTTTGGAGCAACCCCTCAAGAGATTGCCGTAATGATTACAGCTACTGGTATAATCAGTGTAATCGTGCAGCTCTTTGTAGTAGATCGAATTGTGCGCGCCATTGGGGAAGGCAATGTATTGAATATCTTCCTATGCGTGGCTGCGATCGGATTTTTGGTTTCGTTATTTGCTTCAAGCTATGGTGTTTTCTTTGGAATCACCTTAATTATCTTCTTGGCAACCTCTATCTTAAGGCCTGTCATCAATACACTGATTTCTAAACTGGCAGGTAATGAGCAAGGATTTGCTATGGGAATGAACAATGCATATATGAGTATTGGAAATGTATTAGGTCCGACGCTTGCAGGGATACTTTATGACGTTAATATCATTTATCCTTTTGTTCTAGGACTATTAGTTTTAAGTGTAACAATCCTTGTATCTTTTACATGGCAATCGAAACAAAAGAAAAGATTGGCCCAAGTGGAAGCGAATTAA